A window of Chlorobiota bacterium contains these coding sequences:
- a CDS encoding adenylate/guanylate cyclase domain-containing protein, whose protein sequence is MAMELVEVVAGFNGLGDGVRLQVRIGLHSGEVVAGIIGKKKFAYDLWGDAVNTASRMESHGEAGRIHVSEEFAAALSSAISTGELPITLEERGELTIKGKGTLRTYFLNQIIP, encoded by the coding sequence ATGGCAATGGAGTTGGTGGAGGTTGTAGCAGGCTTCAATGGACTTGGCGATGGAGTTCGGCTGCAAGTACGGATCGGCTTGCACAGCGGAGAAGTGGTGGCAGGAATCATCGGAAAGAAGAAGTTCGCATACGACCTGTGGGGCGACGCAGTAAACACCGCCAGCCGAATGGAAAGCCACGGGGAGGCGGGGAGAATCCACGTGAGTGAGGAGTTCGCCGCCGCACTTTCTTCGGCAATCAGCACCGGCGAACTCCCGATCACCTTGGAAGAACGTGGCGAACTAACCATCAAAGGGAAAGGAACGCTTCGGACCTATTTTCTCAATCAAATAATTCCATGA